The genomic DNA GTGAGCCTCCACAATAGGCCTACGGGGTCACTCTTCCCTCAGGAGTCTCCGTCTTGCACTCCAATCAACCGCTTGAAGCAATGAATTTTCATCTTAACAAATTAAAAAACCCGAATTCATTTGCCTGATCCTTGGCGAATGAATTCGGGTTTGCTATAAAAGCTTTTATCTCAGCCTTATTCGTCTTCCATTATTCGTTTTTGATACTTGATTGCTTTTTTGAAAAAAGTAAAGGAAGCAATCAGTAAGACCATGGTCATGCCCATGAGGCTGTACAATTTCACCGCGGTATCTGAAATGCCGGGGATCAATACGCCCAGATATAAGAATACGCTCAAATAGAGAAGGGTGAATCCAAACCGTCTATAGTCGGATCGCTTCTGTTCAAAGATGTTCTTATCCATCGTCGACACCTACTTTCGGACTAGTTGACTCACAATCTATGGTAACATATCCGGAGGTGTCGCCCCTCATGTAATTGATGCCATTCCTGCCAGCTTATTTAGAGAGCGCTTGATCGATATCCTCGATGAGATCTTCCACGTCTTCAAGTCCGACGGAGATCCTGACGAGGCCATCCGTAATGCCTAGTTCGTCACGACGATCCTTCGGAATCGATGCATGCGTCATGCGGGCCGGCACGGAAATCAGGCTTTCCACTGCACCAAGGCTTTCTGCGAGAGTGAAATATTTCGTGTTGGTGAGGAGACGGTCAGCATTCGCCTCGCTGCCCACATCGAACGACACCATACCTCCGAAGCCGGATGCTTGCGCTTTTGCAATCTCGTGGTTCGGATGTGATTCAAGTCCAGGGTAATAAACTTTGGATACTTTTGGATGTTGCAGGAGAAAGTCGACGATTTTCTTCGTATTGATTTCGTGCTCTTCCATACGGAGTCCAAGCGTCTTGATTCCACGGATGAGCAGCCATGAATCCTGTGGACCCAGGACCCCGCCCGTAGAGTTCTGAACGAAGAATAGATCTTCTGCAAGCTGATCGGAATTCACGACCACGAGTCCCGCCACGACATCACTGTGACCTCCAAGGTACTTGGTGGCACTGTGAAGAACGATGTCTGCACCGAGGGCAAGAGGATTCTGCCAGTATGGCGTACTGAACGTATTATCCACGATCGTGAGCAGGTCATGCTTCTTTGCAAGAGCTGCTGCTTCTTTGATATCCGTGATTTTCAAGAGCGGATTGGTCGGGGTCTCGATATAGACCGCTTTTGTGTTCTCACGGATCGCTTCTTCGATGGACGCCGGATTGCTGGAATCGACGAATGTCGATTCGATGCCGAGGCGGTTCAATACTTTTGTCATCACACGGTAGGTGCCTCCGTATACATCATCTGTGAGGACGACGTGGTCACCGCTGTTGAACAACATCATTACCGCTGTGATGGCGGCCATGCCGGAGCCGAATGCGAATCCGCGTTCTCCGCCTTCAAGATCTTTGATTAATTCCTCAAGTGCATGCCTGGTCGGATTTCCTGAACGGGAATATTCAAACCCCTTATGCTTACCGACTTCATCCTGCTTATATGTGCTTACCTGATAGATCGGTGTGGAAACCGCACCCGTTTGTGGATCTGTCGGAATGCCACCGTGGATCAGTTTCGTTTTCTTTTTCATTCTGAACTTCCTCCTTCATAGATATCCTGACTTAAGTATCGTTCACTGGAATCCGGGAAGATCGTCAAGAGATGGGACCCGGGTTCAGCCTGCTCTGCTTCGAGGAGTGACGCATACAATGCCGCACCGGAAGAGCTTCCGACGAGAAGGCCTTCTCTTCCAGCCAGCTCTTTGACCATGGTGAACGCATCTTGATCACTCACCGTATGAATCCCTTCGAAATAAGATGGATCCATATAGTCCGGCAGGAACTCCATGCCGATTCCTTCTGTGCGGTGGGGACCGGAAGGACCTCCGTTCAGGATGGAACCTTCAGGCTCGACGATGACGGTCCTGAGCGATGGCTTCTGCTCTTTCAGGAATCGCGCCGTCCCCATGAATGTACCACCTGTACCGGCGCCCGCTATAAACGTATCGATCCGTCCGTCCAACTGCCTCCAGACTTCCGGACCGAGTGTCTTGTAATAGGTCATGGGGTTTGCAGCATTCGAGAACTGGGCAGGTGAATACGAGCCCGGGATCTCCTTCAGCAGCTCTTCGGCCTTGGCGATGGCCCCCTTCATCCCGTCGGCTGTCGGGGTGTTCACTACCGTAGCACCGAGGGCCCTCATGAGGGTCTGCTTTTCGACCGAGAACTTTTCCGGTACACAAAACATCACGTTATAGCCTGAACTCACGGCCGCCAGTGCAAGTCCGATACCCGTATTGCCAGCCGTGGGCTCTATGAGTGTCCCGCCTTTTTGGATCATGCCGGTCCGGATTGCATCTTCCAGTAGCTCTTTTCCAAGACGGTCCTTGACACTCCCACCCGGATTCATGAATTCCAGCTTTGCGAAAAGCCGGACCCCTTCCTTCAGCGGGAAGTTCGTCAATTCCACGATGGGTGTGTTCCCGATGAGGTCCTGTACACTGCTATATACTTCCAAAGGTTGCTCCCCCTTACAGAGCTGTCACCGGGACAGCTTCTCTCTTTATACGGACTCTACAATATTCATGACCATATTGGCTGAATGCAGGGCCGCTTTTTCCAGGTATTGATCGAATGACAAATCGGATTCCTTCCCGGCAATATCAGATAGGGAACGGATGATGACGAACGGGGTGCCGAATTGATGGGCAACCTGTGCGATTGCCGCCGCTTCCATCTCTACTGCCTGCAGAGAATCGAACTTGTCACGGATTGCTTCTACCCGTGCAGGATCGCTCATGAATGAATCCCCTGTTGCGATCAAGCCGGAAACGACTTGTACGTCCCCCATCTTCTTCACCGACTGCACGGCGATTTCTTTCAACTTTTCATCCGCCGTGAAGGCAGCCGGTAGCTGTGGCACCTGACCGTACTCATAGCCGAATGCTGTCACGTCCACATCATGATGGCGGACCTCTGTGGAAATGACCACGTCCCCGACGTTCAGTGCAGGATCGAATCCGCCTGCTGATCCAGTATTGATGATGCTGTCTGGCTTGAAGTGCTGTAGTAGGACCGCTGTTGACATCGCGGCATTTACCTTTCCGATTCCGGAACGTAGAAGAACGACTTCCTTCCCTTTCATTGTTCCACTTGTATATTCACACCCTGCGATGGTTTCGACCACAGGATTCGAAATGTTTTCCCTTAATAAAGTGACTTCTTCTTCCATTGCTCCAATGATGGCGATTTTCATAGTGTACGACCTCTTTCTACTGTTTAGTCGCCTCCATGATCCATACAAATGCATTCACCTGATCGAATGTGACTGTGAATCCTCTCGGTTCAAGGAGGGCTCTGAACACATCCAACGTGGTGTAGTATTCGCGTTTCAGGTCATCTGCTAGATTATGATATCCTTTTTCGATGGCTGCGGATATGGCGGCTTGATAGTGCCGGTCACTCTCGAACATGGTGTCGGCCCATACTATTTTACCACCACGGGGCAGGTACTTGCCATAAATCTCAAAGGCTTTTCCTTTTTCCTCATCGGTGAGGTGGTGAAATGCGTAGGAACTGACGAACGAGTCCACCGTCCCAACAAGATCGAAATCAAGGAAGTCTCCATCCCTGAAGGTGACCTGGTCCCCGAGTTTCTGCATGCCGATCTCCCTCATCTCAGGGGATGGCTCGAACGGCAGAACCTCCAGCTTGTTCTCCAAGAGCTTCTTCGTCAAATTGCCCGTTCCTGGACCGAATTCGACGACCCTTCCTTTTGCACGGGCAGCCACTGCATCTAAAATGGCATCATAGTGTTCAAACACCGCCTGGTATTCGACATCATGACCCGTTACGGTATCATCGTATGAATCCGCCCAATCCTGGAATAAATCCAAAAACTCTCTACCCATCGATCCCACTCCTGTTGGAAAGTTTATAATTCCTATCCATATACTATGATTTAATTTTAAAACTGTTATTAAATTATCATATCCACCCCCATTATTCAACTGTTATCCATTGCCAAGGGGGCAAACAAGCCCTAAAATAAGGAGGCGAACCGATAAGAGGGGGAGAAACATGAGTATTTCATTTGAATTGATCAAGGATAAGGTCGAGTTCTTCGAGGCCGCAGATCTTTCCACACTAGAAAAGAAAATTACCGAGCAGATTGAATTGAATCAGTCGATCATGCTCAGGGTCCACCATGTACAGCATCATGTGACGGTAGATGAAAACAGTCGCCGCCTCTATACGGCCGTTGTCCATTTCAAGCTGAATCAGTGAATGCAGAACAAAAAAATCCGCCGGGGTCCACATGACCCTGGCGGATTTCTCTTTAGTTTTTATCGTTTTCGATCAGTTCCTGAACCTTAGTCGGCTGCCAGCCCTCTCCATCGATCCACTGAAGATAGACCCTGTATGCCTGGGAGTCATTCTTTGCGGATACTGTACCGATGGATTTCTGCGGACTACCGTTTCCTTCGATATACCATACCGTCATATTGTTTTCTGGTATTCCGGTAGCGTAGGATAGAGCTTTCACCTTTTCGTTCCAGTCAGGTGTTCCCAGATCATAGGAAGATACGTGCTCTCCAGATTGTGAAGTGCCCACCGGCTTCCAGTCTGGATGCACAACGGTTTTATCCACATTCGGTTCGTCGCCATCCTGAACTTTCAGCTTGCTGTCGTCTTCCGACTTCAGATCTTTTTCTTTATCATCGTCGGATTTTTTTTCATCTTCGTCTTTTTTGTCCTTGTCCTCTTTGTCGTCAGCAGCTTTTTTATCATTTGAATCCTCATTATCTTTTTTGGCAGTATCGCTTTTATTTTCTTCAGCAGAGGCTTTCTTGTTCCCTCCATTACCCGTAGAGGAAGAAGCCGTATCGGAGCTTTTGTCGTTCCCGCCTCCAATAAGGATCGAGCCGCCCACTACGAGGATCAATAGGACGACGACTGCAATCATGATATTCAGGATTTTATTGGTGTTCTTTTTTGATCGTTTATCTAATCGAGATTGGTACTTCGCCATGTCTTTCCCTCCCTATTATCCTCAATAGTTTAACAGACAGGGGAAAAAGAAGAAAGCGAAACATTATCCATTTCCTTCGACTCATTCCTGATCCAGACGGTAGAGGGCGTCGACGCTGTCCTTGAAGATCGGATAGATGCCACCTTCGTCCACTAGAACGTCCATATTCACCGCCACAAGGGCATACTTCGGGTCGTGGAAGGGGAAGTAGCCGGCGAACCACTTGTTATAAAGCTCATTTGCCTTGGTTATCTCCCCCCTGTAGCTTCCGGTCTGGGCTGTGCCCGTCTTACCGGCGACTTCGTATGCCGCTTCCTGAAGATAAGGGGCCGTCCCTAGGGGAGAATTCACCACCCCGCGCAAGTACTGCTGCATTTTCATCGCTGTGAACGGGCTGATTCCTTCGCCGCCTTCCTGCATCGGGAATGTCACCATATCCGCTCCGTTCTGATATTCAACCATCGATACTGCACTCACTTCGTACGCCTTTCCTCCCCTTGCGATCGTCGCCATCATATTGGCCATGCCGATGGGGGTCACCCTCACTTCATTCTGTCCGATTCCGGTCATGGCGATCTGGTTGCGATCCTCTTTTGCTGCATCTGACGCAAAGATCCTGGATTGTTCCAGCTTCAATTGGGAGAAATCCTCGTAGTGGAATACGTCCCCTTTCCAGGCGACATCACCCGTTAGGCCGAGTTTATCTGCGTACTCTTCAATGAGATCCGGGTCTTTTTCTGTCAGTTCATTGGCGAGGTCTGCAAATGTACGATTGCAGCTTGCTGCCAGACTGTCCCTGATATTGATCGAGCCGTGTGGCTTCTGTGCTTCCCCTCCCCTGATATTCCGGTCACAGTCGAACATCCTTGTTTCATCCACCATGCCTTCCTCAAGGCTCGCCGCTGCAATGACCGTCTTGAAGACGGAACCGGGTATGAGGGCCTTTCTCATATAATCCGTCGCTCCTTCTCCGAACGGATCCCCCTGTTTCATCTTCGGTCGAGAGACGCTGGCCACGATCTCACTGCTTGCGATATCGAGTAGGAGAAGCCCCCCTTTTTTCATCTCGTATGTATCAGCAACCTCTTCAAGGGCTTCCTGCGCCCTTGAATCGATCGTCGTCTTCACGTTTAATGGATAGAATGGATTGGCCGAGGCGACATATTTCACGTCTGCTCCGAACAGCGGTCCTCCCGTTGCATCCACATGATACACAAGCTTCGCCTGCTCCTCGGCTATGAGCCATTCGTCAAATATGCCCTGAAGCCCAGAGACACCGACGGGCTGATTGGCCCCCTTGACCCTATCGGGATACCGCTCATGGAACAGGGTCGTGTTCTCACCCGTCACCCCGATCAGTTGCGCGGCAGGGATCACAGGCTTTTTCACTTTTTTCTTCACGGCAAAGACCCCTTGGACCTCCAGAGCGTTCACGCGGTCCATTTGAGACTGCGTAAGATCCACGCTGCCTTTCAGGACCACGGGTTCCTTTGCCCCGAGGAGATCCCGCTTGATGTCTGCTTCGTTCATCCCTAGGATGGATGCTACAGTGGCGCTCGGCCACTCGATCTTATTCAGGAACGGGAAGAGCACCACGACATTTTCTTCATCGAAGGTCAGGGGATTGCCTGCACGGTCAAGGAAAGCCCCTCTCCCTTCGTCTATGACGATCTGCTGCGTCCGCTGTTCCACGCTGCTCTCAATCAGGTTGATTTTGTGTTTGGAGAATGACTCGGTTTGGACCAGTTGCACCTGCATCAGCCTTCCGATCAGACCAAACAGGATGGATAATAGGATGATACTTAAGAATAAGACCCGTTTCTTCTTCATGCTTTCACCTCTACCATCATTGTTGACGGTTCCGAGATGAATTAGTCCTTTGATTTTCCCCATAAAAAAAGAGGCCCGGAGGCCCCTTCTTTTATCAGCTTACTTCTACGATCTTGACGCTCATTTCCCCGCCTGGAGTCTGAACCGTCACTTGTTCGCCTACTTTATGTCCAAGAAGACTTTTGGCGATCGGGGAGTCATTGGAGATTTTCCCTTCAAATGGATCGGCTTCAGCGCTTCCCACGATGGAATATGTTTCTTTATCGCCATCAGGAAGTTCGATGAAGGTCACCTTCTTACCAAGCTGGACCGTATCGGAATTATGATCATCTTCTTGGATGATCTTTGCGTTGCGGATCATATTTTCAAGCGTCGAGATGCGTCCTTCTACGAATGCCTGCTCATCTTTGGCTGCATCGTACTCAGAGTTCTCGGATAGATCCCCGAAGCTCCTTGCGACTTTGATGCGCTCGACGACTTCTTTACGTTTAACCGTTTTCAGGTTCTCTAGTTCTTTTTCTAACTTTTCTTTCCCTTCGATCGTCATCGGGTATACTTTTTCTGTACTCATGACCCTCTTCACTCCTTCTCTATTTAGAGCATCCCCTGGCTCTTTATGTACCATATTGCTTCAGCATGTAAAGCGAGGGAATGGAGAAGATGAAACCCTTCTCCATTCCCTGATGATGTTCAATTGTGGGGATTTGTAAATTTTGGACTTTATTTATCTATGCTATCGTATTACAAAAATGACTTTTGTTCAAGAATTGTTTGAATTTTTGTGACCATGAGGTCGATGGCCACATGATTATGGCCGCCTTCCGGGATGATCACATCGGCATATCGCTTCGTCGGTTCGATGAATTGATTATGCATCGGACGGACGACCGTGATGTATTGATCAATGACGGAATCAATGGAACGCCCTCGCTCCTTGATATCACGAAGCATCCTTCTGATGATGCGGAGATCGGCATCGGTATCCACGTATAGTTTAATATCCATTAAGTTGCGCAATCTCTCATCTTCTAATACAAGGATTCCTTCTAAGATGATCACATCTTTCGGCTCAACAGGGATCGTTTCATCCGAACGCGTGTGCATTTTGTAATCGTAAACCGGTTTCTCCACGTGCTGATGATTCAGCAGGCCTTGGAGATGTTCAATCAAGAGGTCATTATCGAATGCCAGTGGATGGTCATAGTTCGTTTTCAGACGCTCCTCGAATGGTAGGTGGGATTGATCTTTATAATAATAATCCTGCTGCAGCATGAGGATGGAATGGCCCTGGAATTGTTCGTAGATCGCTTTCGTTACGCTAGTCTTCCCTGACCCTGAACCTCCTGCTACACCAATGACGACGGGTTTCTGCTTCATAAGGTTACGATGTTCTCCTTTCGAATCATGCAGTGCTCCTGCTCTGCATGATCTTTCACAATTTATTATGGGTGGCGGACAACATCCTGCTCATTCCCTTTTTCATCCCTGGTTGTATGATGGTGTGAATGACCGGATCTGAACGATCCCTGTTTGACCACTCAGCACCCTTCTCCAGCCCCGCTCATTTTTTCATGCATGCATGAAAGACGGTCAGCTTCACCGGAGTATCAGGCTTCTACACGGGTGCCCCTCTTTTTGCTGATTGCGACCCCGTCCCCGACCGGGAGGATCGACGTATCATATTCAGGATGACCCATCAGCCATTTGTTGTAGTCCTGCAGTTTTTTCACCATGTTACGGATCCGCTTCTGCTCAACCACTTCCTCTGCCACCAGTCCTTTGAACAGAACGTTGTCAGAGTATACGACACCTTCAGGGGTCAGCATCTCGGAATAACTGTCGAAGAATTTGCGATATTGACCTTTGGCAGCATCGATGAAGACCGCATCATACGGACCATGTTGCTTTACATCTTCCTGCAGCTCGAGGGCATCACCGAACAGGGTGATGACCCTGTCACGTGCAGATGAACGGCCGAGGAACTCCTGTGCCTTCTCATACCTTTCTTCGTCCCTTTCAAGTGTGACGATGGTGGTATCGGGAAGCGCTTCGGCCATCCTGAGTGCAGAGTATCCGATTGCCGTACCCACTTCAAGGATCCGCTTCGGCTGTTGGATCCTGAGCATTCCGAGGAGCGCCTCGATGCCGACAAGCTCCATGATCGGCACCCCGTTCTCCTCAGCATATGCTTCCATTTCCTGAAGCAGATCGGAACGGTCCAGAACAATGGATTCTATATAATCGATTACTTTTTCGTCCACGGAATCAACCTTCTATCGTTTATTTTCCGGCCCATTGAGCGTAATGAACATGAAAAGAAGAAAGCTACCTTGAGCTTTCTACTTAAAACGCCGGGCATCGGTATATGAAAATAACTTGTATCATTTTATCATATGAGGAGGAGGAAAGCGAATATTTCTTTCCTCCTCCATGGTTCAGTCCTTCTTATTCGTGATGTATTTTTCTTTCTTCTCATTATGTTCATCCAAGGTTTCCGAATAGTAAACGGTCCCGTTCGATGAAGCAAGGAAGTAGTAGAAATCCGTGTCTTCCGGTTCCAATGCCGCTTCGATGGACGATACTCCTGCGTTTGAGATCGGTCCCGGCGGCAGTCCTTTATTCTTGTACGTATTGTAAGGAGAGTCCACTTCAAGATCTTTGTAGGTGGTCCTTGCCTTATGTTTACCTAGTGAATACAGCACGGTTGGATCCGTTTGGAGAGGCATGTCCTCTTCGATGCGGTTATAGAAGACGCTTGAGATCTTCCCCCTGTCCGCTTTCTCCGTCGCTTCTTTCTCCACGAGGGAGGCAAAGGTCAGAAGTTCATGAGGGGACATTTTCTTCTCTTTCATGGCCGGCTCATATTGGGCCAGCACTTCGTTCGTCTGGTTGATCATTTCCTTCAGGATGCTTTCAAGCGATGGCTTCTTTTCATAGAACGAATAGGTTGCCGGATACAGATAGCCTTCAAGCGGTCGTTTGATCTTTTTGTTTGAGACATCTTTCGTAATGAGATTCGGATATTCCTTCTTTAATTGCTCGATCCATTTCTTGTCTTCCAGCTTCTTTTCCACTTCCTGCTTCGAATACGGTGACTTCTCACCAATCAACCCGGCAATCTCATCAAGTTGCAGGCCTTCTGGAACGGTGATGGTGAACTCCGCATCGCGGATCACCCTACCGGTCTTCAGGCTTTTGATGATTTCATCCATGGTCATGGAAGGGGTGAGACCGTAGCTCCCTGCCTGGAAGCCTGATTCATTGTTGAACTTCACATAATACTTGAATACCGTCGCATTCTTCACGATCCCCTTGTCTGCAAGAAGATCGGCGATGGTGGAGACCCCGGAGCCGATCGGCACCTCTACATTAACGGGCTTGGAGTCATCGGGGTCAACGGGCTTCAGGGCGGATTTGACATAGAAATAGCCGCCTACCGCCGTTCCCCCTATAAGGATGACCACGCATAGAAGAATGAGGCCGACGATCTTCCTGATGGATCTTGCTTCGGATTGTCGTTCGAGTAATTTTTTCATCAGCGTTTCCTTTATCTCTTTTTTATCTGTCATAACCATTCCCCCTTTCGAGCAAAAAGCGGGATATCCGACATTGATTTCGACATCATCTCCACCATTATACAATATTTTGCACAAAGAAAAACAGGGACCGGTAAAAAGGAGAGAGTTTTCTCCCTTCACCGGCCCCTGCATGTAAGGAATCCTTATTCCATTTCTTCATCTTCAAGGAATGTGTTGAGCATTTCCTCGATCATGTCCCACTCATCTTCTGTTTCGATCGGCTGCAATTCGCCTTCTTCGCCTTCATTTCCAGGCAGGAATGCAGAAGCGTGGATTTCGATTTCTTCTTCGTCATCTTCGTCTGCTCCAAGTGGATAATACAGGACGTAGGATTTGTTGAATTTATCTGATTCGAATGTGAAGAGGACTTCACAAAGCTGTTCGTTTCCTTGTTCGTCTACTACTGTGATTTGTTTTTCGCCATGTTCCATTTTAAATACACCTCATTATTTTTGACTGTCCAAGAATCCCTGAAGGATCATGGAGGCAGCCATTTTGTCGATTACTTTCTTACGCTTCTTCCTGCTCACATCTGCCTCAAGGAGAACCCTTTCGGCAGCCATCGTACTGAGCCGTTCATCCCAAAAGACGACGGGTACACCAAGCTCGGTACGGACAAGCTCTCCGTAGGCTTGTGAAGCTTCACCTCGGGGACCGATGGTATTGTTCATATTCTTCGGCAGGCCGACGACGACCTTGCTCACTTCATATTCTTCTGCGAGCTCCTTGATCCTGTCGAGCCGGAACGTATTCTTCTCTTCGTCTATCTTGATGGTTTCGATTCCCTGGGCCGTCCAGCCAAAGGCATCGCTGATGGCGACACCCACGGTCTTCGAGCCGACATCCAATCCCATAGTGCGCATGTGTTATCCCTCTTTATGCTGTTTCAAATACGATTTGACTAATTCTTCGATGATTTCATCGCGCTCAAGGCGTCGGATGATATTCCTGGCATCTTGATGCCTTGGAATGTACGCGGGATCTCCGGATAGTAAATACCCTACGATTTGATTGATCGGGTTGTACCCTTTTTCCTGAAGCGCATTATGGACTTGAAGGAGGACTTCCTTCACATCATGTTCAAATGGCTCCTCGGAGAAATCAAATCGCATCGTTTTGTCAAAAGAACTCATCATTGGCACCTCTCTTCAGGCTTGTCTTTTTGACAACCGAATTGTTAATCGCTACAACCATTGTACACCACTTTGACAGGGAGTTAAACGGATTTCACCCATTCTTCTACAAATTGAAGGGCATCATCCAGCTTCGACGCATCTTTTCCGCCTGCCTGAGCCATATCCGGACGTCCGCCGCCTCCTCCGCCGCAGCGTGTAGCAACTTCCTTCACAAGCTTGCCTGCGTGATACCCTTCTTTGACGAGATCATTCGTCACACCTGCGATGATGTTGACTTTATCGCCACTGGCAGAAGCAAGGACGATCACACCGGAGGACAGCTTCTGCTTCAGGTCATCCATCATGTTGCGCAGGTCGCCGCCACCGACTTTTGCTGTCAGGACATTGACTCCATCCACGACTTTGACTTGGTCGGTCAGGTTTCCTGCTTCTATGTTGGACAATTTTGCCGCCAATGATTCATTCGCTTTCTGAAGTTCCTTCATTTCCTGCAGAAGGGATTCGACGCGGACCGAAACTTCTTTCGGATTGGTCTTCAGCTTCGCAGCCGCTTCTTTAAGGAGGGAGACCTGGTCATTCAGGACACGATATGCCCCTTCTCCTGTCACAGCCTCGATCCTTCTTGTGCCTGCTCCGATGCCGCCTTCTGATTGGATCTTGAAGAGGCCGATCTCAGAGGTATTGCCTACATGACAGCCACCGCATAGTTCCAGGGAATAGTCGCCGATGGAAACGACACGCACTTCATCCCCGTATTTCTCACCGAATAGTGCCATGGCACCCATCGCTTTTGCTTCCTGCAGGGTCTTTTGTTCGATGTTGACTTGAAGGGCCTGCCATACTTTTTCGTTGACGATCTGTTCGATCTTTTCCATTTCTTCTTCCGTGATGGAACCGAAGTGGGAGAAGTCAAATCGGAGTCTGTCCGGTTCAACGAGTGACCCTGCTTGATTGACATGCTCCCCGAGTACATCCTTCAGTGCTTGATGAAGAAGATGCGTCGCCGTGTGATTCTTTTCGACTTTCTTGCGGGATTCCCTTGAAACGATGGCTTTCACTTCTGTGCCCTTGAGCAGAGATCCTTCTTCTACGATACCTGAGTGAAGGTTTTGTCCGTTTGGAGCCTTTTTGACGTCTCTTACAAACACCTTTACC from Rossellomorea marisflavi includes the following:
- a CDS encoding O-methyltransferase; protein product: MDEKVIDYIESIVLDRSDLLQEMEAYAEENGVPIMELVGIEALLGMLRIQQPKRILEVGTAIGYSALRMAEALPDTTIVTLERDEERYEKAQEFLGRSSARDRVITLFGDALELQEDVKQHGPYDAVFIDAAKGQYRKFFDSYSEMLTPEGVVYSDNVLFKGLVAEEVVEQKRIRNMVKKLQDYNKWLMGHPEYDTSILPVGDGVAISKKRGTRVEA
- the mltG gene encoding endolytic transglycosylase MltG — protein: MVMTDKKEIKETLMKKLLERQSEARSIRKIVGLILLCVVILIGGTAVGGYFYVKSALKPVDPDDSKPVNVEVPIGSGVSTIADLLADKGIVKNATVFKYYVKFNNESGFQAGSYGLTPSMTMDEIIKSLKTGRVIRDAEFTITVPEGLQLDEIAGLIGEKSPYSKQEVEKKLEDKKWIEQLKKEYPNLITKDVSNKKIKRPLEGYLYPATYSFYEKKPSLESILKEMINQTNEVLAQYEPAMKEKKMSPHELLTFASLVEKEATEKADRGKISSVFYNRIEEDMPLQTDPTVLYSLGKHKARTTYKDLEVDSPYNTYKNKGLPPGPISNAGVSSIEAALEPEDTDFYYFLASSNGTVYYSETLDEHNEKKEKYITNKKD
- a CDS encoding DUF1292 domain-containing protein — translated: MEHGEKQITVVDEQGNEQLCEVLFTFESDKFNKSYVLYYPLGADEDDEEEIEIHASAFLPGNEGEEGELQPIETEDEWDMIEEMLNTFLEDEEME
- the ruvX gene encoding Holliday junction resolvase RuvX, with amino-acid sequence MRTMGLDVGSKTVGVAISDAFGWTAQGIETIKIDEEKNTFRLDRIKELAEEYEVSKVVVGLPKNMNNTIGPRGEASQAYGELVRTELGVPVVFWDERLSTMAAERVLLEADVSRKKRKKVIDKMAASMILQGFLDSQK
- a CDS encoding IreB family regulatory phosphoprotein; the encoded protein is MSSFDKTMRFDFSEEPFEHDVKEVLLQVHNALQEKGYNPINQIVGYLLSGDPAYIPRHQDARNIIRRLERDEIIEELVKSYLKQHKEG